One stretch of Schizosaccharomyces pombe strain 972h- genome assembly, chromosome: III DNA includes these proteins:
- the cig1 gene encoding G1/S-specific B-type cyclin Cig1: protein MDVSTQTRHATYFQDENQLQKDHIYVKKKSHIKLNTGVRAPFKAVDNINQQDEPTLIEGNNESSISSSTGDTFEEDFAYQDKVEIEERSIRSTPKSIGDDDLENREGSFDAPEGILTHGKHRLPTIPEWTKEDLAALSEAAARLQANPSPEDIETDPSMVPDYDPEIFHYMQSLERKLAPPPNYMSVQQEIDWVTRHMLVDWIVQVQIHFRLLPETLFLAVNLIDRFLSIKVVSLQKVQLVGLSALLIACKYEEIHPPSIYNFAHVVQGIFTVDEIIRAERYMLMLLDFDISWPGPMSFLRRISRADSYDHDIRMLAKYLQEVTLMDEIFIGAHISFIAATAYYLSMQMLGHLDWTPCHVYYSGYTARQLKPCAIIIMECLVDAPNHHNAIYRKYSENRMKRVSAFAHNWVLSVI from the coding sequence ATGGACGTTTCGACTCAAACAAGACACGCAACATATTTTCAAGATGAGAATCAGCTACAAAAGGATCACATTTAtgtgaagaagaaaagtcACATCAAGTTAAATACGGGTGTTCGTGCACCTTTCAAGGCAGTAGATAACATCAATCAACAAGATGAACCAACATTGATTGAAGGGAATAATGAATCCTCCATCTCTTCGTCCACTGGCGACACTTTTGAAGAGGATTTTGCATACCAGGACAAAGTCGAGATAGAGGAACGGTCAATTCGCTCCACTCCTAAGTCTATTGGAGATGATGATTTGGAAAACCGTGAGGGCAGCTTTGACGCACCTGAAGGAATTCTTACACACGGGAAGCATAGACTACCAACAATTCCCGAGTGGACCAAGGAAGATTTAGCCGCCCTGTCTGAAGCTGCTGCTCGATTACAAGCTAACCCATCGCCTGAGGATATAGAAACTGATCCATCCATGGTACCAGACTATGATCCTGAGATATTTCACTACATGCAATCTTTGGAAAGGAAGCTGGCTCCACCTCCTAATTACATGTCAGTTCAGCAAGAGATTGACTGGGTTACAAGACATATGCTTGTTGATTGGATTGTGCAAGTTCAAATACATTTTCGTTTACTTCCTGAGACATTATTTTTGGCGGTAAACCTTATCGACCGGTTTCTTTCCATAAAAGTCGTATCTTTGCAAAAAGTCCAGTTGGTAGGTTTATCAGCTTTGCTGATTGCCTGTAAGTATGAAGAGATACACCCTCCAAGCATCTACAACTTTGCGCATGTTGTCCAAGGGATCTTCACCGTTGACGAAATCATTAGAGCCGAGCGCTATATGCTGATGCTTTTGGATTTTGACATTAGTTGGCCAGGGCCCATGTCGTTTTTGCGTCGTATAAGTCGAGCTGATTCTTACGATCACGACATTCGCATGCTCGCCAAATATCTTCAAGAAGTAACCTTGATggatgaaatttttatagGTGCCCATATTAGCTTCATTGCTGCTACTGCCTACTACTTGTCTATGCAGATGTTGGGTCATTTGGATTGGACTCCTTGCCATGTATATTATAGTGGGTACACGGCTCGTCAATTGAAACCGTGTGCCATAATCATTATGGAATGTTTGGTCGATGCCCCTAACCATCACAATGCCATTTACCGAAAGTACTCGGAGAATAGAATGAAGCGAGTTAGCGCCTTTGCTCACAACTGGGTACTAAGTGTGATTTGA
- the rec11 gene encoding meiotic cohesin complex STAG protein Rec11 produces MRFEFESDASSHLNEVLTELESVELENVEYEGPSLQNVSICASPSEKKRKWGTQDEFSLTENEENNEIETNEEMHVNSHDYAFPQEFFLKLLDIDMPLEQLSQHYFEDYKSNSADFMLTFINFALVASGCQPFVTNFDVQDVDSIPETLSQVNRSSFQKSSCAYTDYLYTSNSKEAKTVRIRFQLFLVEFISKVYVEDAFLGDSFMETTKAWIFTMTTSPWMLVRHTATTICCDIMRCLCLIVNKLSEKSNQTAEILVLRDLTSRFIDMIHDICDSVLFSRIHDIRASIRIVCVTALYDCCQLLPTYLINRNLIRHSGWGLSDAESQIRKISLKIIDYLSSHEPEKDQDFVVDFLDRFSLRIVEICRYDIDSVRSVALKTCEKLMEKISLNGKCINIVSSCIFDGKPQNRISTMRILVAHTNERYANYCEAKTATISLSKLLRREKIPLLVSSFESLFKMNALLFILEQGFESWFRDSSDHIFSRVKDDDKFVYQSQENNFYDADFIREYDMNNHRQQLIEESMHSIHTNSQLLASWEDVAKLLLYDRFDAKDTNSVLNPCIPSNAVIEFSSIYLHYFATHISKRSKKPGKRLEDEVVNQQQAMLRNLPLLLQKYRESCVSSYFFIKCVEQIPDELLYKREFHKDFSKLYKEILDIFNSTTVNFLMILCSRFFHRLAVNKVVQEDILFAIDNVYNDLAESLHEQLNAYIQRKKINKKNQLNGNDETQNLVLALNKFGCFAKEMVCLRDVNDWNIKLSEKLCEICSLEVGPIVCYSSLKVLFLLLLSDMRDRNCIFTNIFLKAAKVAKQKNGNSFLSKVFITITMLTLFLGSKANNWDINFSDDDLKLMNEEEIMEQIETFKAWSMKFKEKSSGNPSYFFSPEDTEEKELWNNLFEDWYPNRARDPGTLSHLVKGLKETADHLS; encoded by the exons ATGAGATTCGAATTTGAATCAGATGCAAGCAGTCATCTCAATGAAGTCCTTACTGAATTAGAAAGCGTGGAGcttgaaaatgttgaatATGAAGGTCCAAGTTTACAGAATGTCAGCATTTGTGCCTCGCCCTCAGAAAAAAAGCGGAAATGGGGAACACaagatgaattttctttgacggagaatgaagaaaataatgaaatagaGACGAATGAAGAGATGCACGTAAATTCTCATGATTATGCCTTTCCACAAGAATTTTTTC TCAAACTGTTGGATATAGATATGCCGCTCGAGCAACTTTCTCAACATTATTTTGAAGACTATAAAAGTAATAGCGCTGACTTCATGCTGACCTTTATAAATTTCGCATTAGTT GCCTCTGGTTGTCAACCCTTCGTTACGAACTTTGATGTACAGGACGTAGATTCAATTCCTGAAACATTGTCTCAGGTCAATCGTTcaagttttcaaaag TCTTCTTGCGCTTATACTGATTATCTTTATACTTCTAACTCTAAAGAAGCTAAAACGGTGCGTATTCGTTTTCAGCTTTTTTTGGTCGAATTCATCAGTAAAGTTTACGTGGAAGACGCATTCCTCGGAGACTCATTCATGGAAACTACAAAAGCTTGGATTTTTACCATGACGACAAGTCCTTGGATGCTTGTTAGACATACTGCAACAACTATTTGCTGTGATATCATGCGATGCTTATGCCTTATAGTAAACAAACTTTCcgaaaaatcaaatcaaaCTGCGGAAATTCTGGTACTGAGAGACTTAACATCTAGGTTCATTGACATGATTCACGACATTTGTGATAG TGTACTATTCTCAAGGATTCATGATATACGTGCAAGCATTCGTATAGTGTGTGTTACTGCTCTATATGATTGTTGCCAATTGCTTCCCACCTATCTTATAAACAGAAATTTGATTAGACATTCTGGCTGGGGGTTATCTGATGCA GAATCACAAATCCGAAAAATCtccttaaaaataatagatTATCTTTCTTCTCATGAACCTGAAAAAGATCAAGATTTTGTGGTTGATTTTCTTGACAGATTCTCGTTAAGAATTGTGGAGATATGTCGGTACGATATTGATTCTGTTCGATCTGTTGCCCTCAAGACATGCGAGAAACTGATGGAGAAAATATCGTTGAATGGAAAATGTATCAATATTGTTTCTAGCTGCATATTTGACGGGAAGCCCCAGAATCGAATCTCGACAATGCGAATCCTCGTTGCCCATACTAATGAACGCTACGCAAATTATTGTGAAGCAAAGACTGCAACAATCAGCTTATCAAAGCTCTTAAGGCGTGAAAAAATCCCATTGTTAGTTTCCAGCTTTGAAAGCCTATTCAAAATGAATGCGTTATTATTCATACTTGAGCAAGGATTTGAATCTTGGTTCCGTGATAGCAGCGATCACATCTTTTCGCGTGTGAAAGACGATGACAAATTTGTATATCAGTCGCAGGAGAATAACTTTTATGATGCGGATTTCATACGAGAATATGATATGAATAATCATAGGCAGCAATTAATTGAGGAAAGCATGCATTCCATTCATACAAACTCACAATTACTTGCCAGTTGGGAGGATGTTGCAAAGCTCTTGCTTTATGATCGCTTTGATGCAAAAGATACTAACAGTGTCTTAAACCCCTGTATACCGAGCAACGCAGTGATagaattttcttctatCTATCTCCATTATTTTGCAACACATATTAGCAAAAGA TCGAAGAAGCCAGGTAAAAGACTTGAAGATGAGGTCGTAAACCAACAGCAAGCAATGTTACGAAACCTTCCATTACTATTACAGAAATACAGAGAATCTTGTGTTTCATCatacttttttataaaatgcGTAGAGCAAATTCCTGACGAGCTTCTTTATAAGAGAGAATTTCATAAGGACTTTTCAAAGTTGTATAAAGAAATACTGGatatatttaattcaaCTACCGTTAACTTCCTGATGATTTTGTGCAGCAGATTCTTCCACCGATTGGCGGTCAACAAAGTTGTACAGGAAGATATATTATTTGCCATTGACAATGTATATAATGATTTAGCAGAAAGTTTACACGAGCAACTCAATGCATacattcaaagaaaaaaaataaacaaaaaaaatcagttGAATGGCAATGA TGAAACGCAAAACTTGGTTTTAGCTTTAAATAAGTTTGGATGCTTTGCAAAGGAAATGGTCTGTCTGCGAGACGTCAATGATTGGAACATTAAACTGTCAGAAAAATTATGCGAAATTTGTAGTCTTGAAGTCGGTCCTATCGTCTGTTATTCttctttgaaagttttatttcttcttctgcttTCTGATATGAGAGATAGAAACtgtatttttacaaatatatttttaaaagcagcTAAGGTTGcgaagcaaaaaaatggaaactCCTTTTTAAGCAAAGTTTTC ATTACAATTACGATGCTTACATTGTTTCTTGGATCAAAGGCAAATAATTGGGATATAAATTTTAGTGACGATGActtgaaattgatgaatgaagaagaaatcatggaacaaattgaaacttttaaagCATGGtcaatgaaatttaaagaGAAATCATCTGGAAACCCttcttactttttttcaCCCGAAGATACTGAGGAGAAGGAATTATGGAATAATCTGTTTGAGGATTGGTATCCCAATCGTGCTAGAGATCCTGGAACACTGAGTCATTTAGTGAAAGgtttaaaagaaacagCTGACCATTTATCATAA